In Sphingomonas sp. LT1P40, the following are encoded in one genomic region:
- the nuoI gene encoding NADH-quinone oxidoreductase subunit NuoI encodes MSVAQLVRSFTLWEFIKAHALTLQYFFKPKATINYPYEKNPLSPRFRGEHALRRYPNGEERCIACKLCEAICPALAITIEAEPRDDGSRRTTRYDIDMTKCIYCGLCAEACPVDAIVEGPNFEFATETREELIYHKDKLLANGDRWERAIAANLAADAPYR; translated from the coding sequence ATGAGCGTCGCCCAACTCGTCCGATCCTTCACCCTTTGGGAATTCATCAAGGCGCACGCGCTGACCTTGCAGTATTTCTTCAAGCCCAAGGCGACGATCAACTATCCATACGAGAAGAATCCGCTCTCGCCGCGGTTCCGGGGTGAGCATGCGTTGCGGCGTTATCCGAACGGCGAAGAGCGCTGCATCGCGTGCAAGCTGTGCGAGGCGATCTGCCCCGCGCTGGCGATCACGATCGAGGCCGAGCCGCGCGACGACGGCAGCCGCCGCACGACGCGCTACGATATCGACATGACCAAGTGCATCTATTGCGGCCTGTGCGCCGAGGCATGCCCGGTCGATGCGATCGTCGAGGGGCCGAATTTCGAATTCGCGACCGAAACGCGCGAAGAGCTGATCTATCACAAGGACAAGCTGCTCGCGAATGGCGACCGCTGGGAACGCGCGATCGCCGCGAACCTTGCCGCCGATGCACCGTATCGTTAA